One window of the Arthrobacter sp. D5-1 genome contains the following:
- a CDS encoding GNAT family N-acetyltransferase: MQTNPRLNIRQVTWANPVGADLRAAQQAELDARFGSKDHEPGPPPSEADTAVFVVAYEKCSGQPLGCGGLRMLDEKTAEIKRLYVVPYARGSGVASSILAALEAQAHSHGFSVIAAEAGSAQSDGRSFYESAGFAAVPNFGPYVGATESYCYSKRIDSHSASHTAMA, encoded by the coding sequence ATGCAGACCAACCCACGGCTCAACATCCGGCAGGTCACATGGGCCAACCCCGTGGGTGCTGACCTCCGGGCCGCACAGCAGGCTGAACTCGATGCCCGGTTCGGCAGCAAGGACCATGAGCCGGGGCCTCCGCCGTCGGAAGCAGATACCGCCGTATTTGTTGTGGCGTACGAGAAATGCTCAGGTCAACCGCTGGGGTGCGGCGGACTCAGGATGCTCGACGAGAAGACTGCGGAGATCAAGAGGCTGTACGTGGTTCCCTATGCCCGTGGTTCGGGAGTCGCGAGCTCCATCCTTGCCGCGCTGGAAGCCCAAGCGCATTCCCACGGGTTCAGTGTCATCGCTGCGGAGGCGGGTTCGGCCCAGTCTGACGGTCGAAGCTTCTACGAGAGCGCCGGTTTTGCAGCGGTACCGAATTTTGGCCCATATGTTGGCGCCACCGAATCGTATTGCTACTCCAAGAGGATCGACTCCCACAGCGCTTCGCACACAGCCATGGCGTAG
- the pdhA gene encoding pyruvate dehydrogenase (acetyl-transferring) E1 component subunit alpha, producing MGSTQLPPGTEDTLAATSAAAAAPGEPVEMVQLLGPDGKLGSDPVFSDYAKRIDPEKLRVFYTDMARIRRFDQEATALQRQGELALWVPLTGQEAAQIGSGHASQPQDYIFPTYREHGVALVRNVDLAELLKQFRGVSNGGWDPRENNFHLYTLVLAAQTLHAVGYAMGIQRDQKLAAATDSTDPKAAVIAYFGDGASSEGDVHESMVFAASYDAPVVFFCQNNHWAISVPTEVQTKVPLANRAKGYGFPGIRVDGNDVIAVHAVTEWALEHAREGRGPVLIEAYTYRVGAHTTADDPTKYRESAEEAAWREKDPLDRLETYLRAEGLADEAFFDQVKADGDELAKYVRSTTHGLEVPDIRDAFASVYAEQHPLIAEELAWFEEYSAGFESDEETAN from the coding sequence ATGGGCTCGACACAACTGCCCCCCGGGACGGAAGACACTCTCGCGGCAACCTCCGCGGCAGCAGCCGCGCCAGGCGAACCGGTGGAAATGGTTCAGTTGCTAGGCCCTGACGGAAAACTGGGTTCAGATCCAGTGTTCTCGGATTACGCCAAGCGCATCGATCCGGAGAAGTTGCGTGTTTTCTACACAGATATGGCGAGGATCCGTCGTTTTGACCAGGAAGCCACCGCCTTGCAGCGCCAAGGTGAGTTGGCGCTGTGGGTGCCGCTGACAGGCCAGGAAGCTGCGCAGATCGGGTCCGGCCATGCAAGCCAGCCCCAGGACTACATCTTCCCCACCTACCGCGAACACGGTGTCGCGCTGGTCCGCAATGTGGACCTTGCTGAACTGCTCAAGCAGTTCCGCGGCGTGTCCAACGGCGGCTGGGATCCCCGTGAGAACAACTTCCACCTGTACACGCTGGTTCTTGCAGCCCAGACGCTGCACGCAGTTGGCTATGCGATGGGTATCCAGAGGGACCAGAAGCTTGCCGCAGCAACTGACTCCACAGACCCCAAAGCCGCAGTCATCGCTTACTTCGGTGACGGAGCCAGCTCAGAAGGCGACGTCCACGAGTCCATGGTCTTTGCAGCGTCCTACGACGCACCGGTCGTGTTCTTCTGCCAGAACAATCACTGGGCCATTTCCGTGCCCACCGAAGTCCAGACCAAAGTGCCGCTGGCCAATCGAGCCAAGGGCTACGGCTTCCCGGGAATCCGTGTGGACGGCAATGACGTCATCGCAGTTCACGCCGTCACCGAGTGGGCCTTGGAGCATGCCCGTGAGGGCCGCGGCCCGGTGCTGATCGAGGCGTACACCTACCGGGTGGGTGCGCACACCACCGCTGATGACCCCACCAAATACCGCGAATCCGCCGAGGAAGCTGCCTGGCGCGAGAAGGATCCCCTGGACCGCCTGGAGACCTACCTGCGCGCCGAAGGGCTTGCGGACGAAGCTTTCTTTGACCAGGTCAAAGCCGACGGCGATGAGCTGGCCAAGTATGTCCGCAGCACCACGCATGGCCTTGAAGTTCCGGACATCCGGGATGCGTTCGCCAGCGTCTACGCCGAACAACACCCTCTGATTGCGGAGGAACTGGCCTGGTTCGAGGAGTACTCGGCCGGATTCGAAAGCGATGAGGAGACAGCTAACTGA
- a CDS encoding alpha-ketoacid dehydrogenase subunit beta, translating to MVTMTIAKAINEGLRASLTDNPKSLLMGEDIGHLGGVYRVTDGLIKEFGDERVLDTPLAESGIVGTAIGLALRGYSPVCEIQFDGFVYPAFNQITTQLAKIHARSLGKLTVPVVIRIPYGGGIGSIEHHSESPEALFAHTAGLRIISPSNAHDAYWMIQKAIECQDPVIFFEPKRRYWLKGEVDVENAGLSEDPFKAHVVREGTDATIVAYGPLVPVALAAANAATEDGRSIEVIDLRSISPLDFDTVEASVKKTGRLIVAHEAPTFGGIGGEIAARISERAFLHLEAPVIRVGGFHMPYPVAKVEEDYLPDIDKILEALDRSLAY from the coding sequence ATGGTAACCATGACCATTGCGAAGGCCATCAACGAGGGTCTGCGCGCATCGCTGACGGATAATCCCAAGTCCCTGCTCATGGGTGAGGACATCGGCCACCTTGGCGGCGTCTACCGCGTCACCGATGGCCTCATCAAGGAATTCGGCGACGAACGCGTCCTGGACACGCCGTTGGCCGAATCGGGCATTGTGGGTACGGCAATCGGCTTGGCCCTGCGTGGGTATTCACCGGTGTGCGAGATCCAGTTTGATGGCTTTGTCTACCCGGCCTTCAACCAGATCACCACGCAGCTTGCCAAGATCCACGCCCGCAGCCTCGGCAAACTCACCGTGCCTGTTGTCATCCGCATTCCGTACGGCGGCGGCATAGGTTCGATCGAGCACCACTCCGAGTCTCCGGAAGCGCTGTTCGCACACACTGCCGGCCTGCGCATCATCTCGCCGTCCAACGCCCACGATGCTTACTGGATGATCCAGAAAGCCATTGAGTGCCAGGACCCTGTCATCTTCTTCGAACCCAAGCGCCGGTATTGGCTCAAGGGTGAAGTGGACGTCGAGAATGCCGGCCTTTCGGAGGATCCCTTCAAGGCGCACGTTGTGCGCGAGGGGACCGATGCCACCATCGTGGCTTACGGACCGCTGGTGCCTGTGGCCTTGGCAGCCGCCAACGCTGCCACCGAGGACGGACGGAGCATCGAGGTGATCGACCTCCGTTCCATCTCGCCCCTGGACTTCGACACCGTGGAAGCCTCGGTCAAGAAAACCGGCCGGCTGATCGTCGCCCATGAGGCCCCCACCTTCGGCGGCATCGGAGGTGAGATCGCGGCACGTATCAGCGAGCGGGCGTTCCTGCACCTTGAAGCTCCTGTGATCCGTGTGGGCGGATTCCACATGCCCTATCCCGTTGCCAAGGTGGAAGAGGACTACTTGCCGGACATCGACAAGATCCTCGAAGCGCTCGACCGCTCCCTGGCCTACTAA
- a CDS encoding histidine phosphatase family protein has translation MKLLLIRHGQTPGNVAGQLDTAFPGPGLTELGERQAAALPDALADDAIEVLYTSTLLRTQRTVAPLTKATGLKPAILEGVHEIEAGALEKKTDHESHLRYMSTVFAWTDGDLDVRMPGAFTGHDFFARFDASVEEVAAAGHSTAAIVSHGAAIRCWAGRRATDIDTVFAQTHQLPNTGIVALEGDPRNGWKVLHWDQIPVGGMALADRTAEDPTGEARQP, from the coding sequence ATGAAGCTCCTGTTGATCAGGCACGGACAAACGCCCGGAAATGTTGCCGGCCAACTGGACACAGCTTTTCCAGGACCGGGACTGACAGAACTCGGTGAGCGCCAAGCAGCGGCCCTCCCGGATGCGCTGGCGGACGATGCCATCGAGGTGCTCTACACCTCCACGCTGCTGCGCACCCAACGGACTGTCGCTCCTTTGACGAAGGCCACAGGCTTGAAGCCAGCCATTCTGGAGGGGGTCCACGAGATTGAGGCGGGCGCCTTGGAGAAGAAAACAGACCATGAGTCGCACCTCCGCTACATGAGCACAGTCTTTGCCTGGACGGACGGCGACTTGGACGTCCGGATGCCGGGCGCTTTCACTGGACATGACTTCTTCGCCCGGTTCGATGCGTCCGTGGAGGAAGTTGCGGCCGCTGGACACTCCACGGCCGCGATCGTCAGCCATGGTGCCGCGATCCGCTGCTGGGCGGGACGCCGGGCGACGGACATCGACACTGTTTTCGCTCAAACCCATCAACTCCCGAATACCGGAATCGTGGCTCTCGAAGGCGACCCCCGGAATGGCTGGAAAGTGCTGCACTGGGACCAGATCCCCGTGGGCGGAATGGCCTTGGCCGACCGAACCGCGGAGGATCCCACGGGCGAGGCCCGTCAGCCCTGA
- a CDS encoding hotdog domain-containing protein, with the protein MEKADITFRTRKWVRPEDLNANGTLFGGSLLKWIDEEAAIYAILQLGNGRAVTKYISEINFVSSAVQGDLIEMGLTAKRFGRTSLTMRAEVRNMITRQAILTIEEIVFVNLGTDGRPQPHGYTEITYDRDRIPTHHLTETLDED; encoded by the coding sequence ATGGAAAAAGCAGACATCACCTTTCGCACCCGCAAATGGGTGCGGCCCGAGGACCTCAACGCCAACGGCACGCTCTTTGGTGGCAGCCTGCTGAAGTGGATCGATGAAGAGGCCGCGATTTACGCCATCCTCCAGCTTGGCAACGGCCGGGCCGTGACCAAGTACATCTCCGAGATCAACTTTGTGAGCTCGGCTGTGCAAGGCGACCTGATCGAGATGGGGCTGACAGCCAAGCGCTTCGGCCGCACCTCCCTGACCATGCGCGCCGAAGTGCGCAACATGATCACCCGCCAGGCCATCCTGACCATCGAGGAAATAGTCTTCGTGAACCTGGGCACCGACGGACGGCCGCAGCCGCACGGCTACACGGAAATCACCTACGACCGGGACCGCATCCCCACGCATCACCTGACGGAAACGCTCGACGAGGACTGA
- a CDS encoding phage holin family protein, which translates to MGSFIIRVLINGLALWVATWLLQGMDITTSATETAATNAGLTQGADTAGIILAYLFIGLIFGVVNAVVRPLVRLLSLPVTILTLGLFTIVINAAMLYLTAWLSSFTPVHLTLDSFFWTAILASLIISIISMVAGLIPGARKR; encoded by the coding sequence ATGGGTTCATTCATCATTCGCGTCCTCATTAATGGGCTTGCCCTGTGGGTGGCCACCTGGCTCCTGCAAGGAATGGATATCACCACAAGTGCCACCGAGACAGCCGCCACCAATGCAGGACTCACCCAGGGCGCAGACACCGCCGGCATCATCCTGGCGTACTTGTTCATAGGACTGATTTTTGGTGTAGTGAACGCAGTCGTCCGCCCTCTGGTCAGGCTGCTGTCCCTTCCGGTAACCATCCTCACGCTTGGTCTGTTCACCATCGTGATCAACGCGGCGATGCTGTACCTCACTGCCTGGCTGAGCTCTTTCACGCCGGTGCACCTCACCCTCGACTCGTTCTTCTGGACAGCCATTCTGGCCTCGCTCATCATCAGCATCATTTCGATGGTGGCGGGCCTGATACCTGGAGCCCGCAAGCGGTAG
- a CDS encoding IS30 family transposase, which produces MSRSEAITAVGVNPKTAREWERGIRKSGGRRIYPDGRVVDYKRGVTTKTSSTGTPGVVPVEVSALEKPIDPRYLNVQERELIRDLQAAGSSVRAIARTIGRSPSTVSRELARNTDPLLGYLPHGAHRKAATRRRRPKSAKLAIESGLRNYVKDKLLLRWSPEQISHTLVEEFPDRPEMRVSTETIYQALYLQARGGLKREVQAALRTGRTRRKPHRTDEQRTPRFVDPMIMISERPPEIEDRAVPGHWEGDLITGALNQSAIATLVERTTRYVMLVHLPGDHTAETVRDGLIKTMATLPAHLRGSLTWDQGAEMAAHKSFTLATDMQVYFCDPASPWQRGSNENTNGLLRQYFPKGTDLSAYGPEDLEHVAQELNGRPRKTLGWKTPAERLRDLLLTT; this is translated from the coding sequence ATGAGCCGAAGCGAAGCCATCACCGCCGTAGGTGTCAATCCTAAGACCGCCCGGGAGTGGGAACGCGGGATCAGGAAGTCTGGTGGGCGACGCATTTATCCGGATGGCCGGGTGGTCGATTACAAACGTGGTGTGACCACTAAGACCTCTTCCACCGGCACACCAGGAGTGGTGCCGGTGGAAGTATCAGCGTTAGAGAAACCTATTGACCCGCGATACCTCAATGTTCAGGAACGGGAATTGATCCGGGATCTGCAGGCAGCTGGCTCCTCGGTGAGGGCGATCGCCCGCACCATCGGCAGATCGCCTTCAACAGTCAGCCGGGAGCTGGCACGAAATACCGACCCCCTCCTGGGCTACTTGCCCCACGGAGCGCATCGCAAGGCAGCTACCCGGCGGAGGCGGCCCAAGTCCGCCAAACTGGCCATCGAGTCGGGCCTGCGCAACTACGTGAAAGACAAGTTGCTCCTACGCTGGTCTCCAGAGCAGATCAGCCACACCCTGGTCGAAGAATTCCCCGACAGACCGGAGATGCGCGTGAGCACCGAGACCATTTATCAGGCCCTCTACCTCCAGGCACGGGGCGGACTCAAACGCGAGGTCCAGGCAGCGCTACGCACCGGCCGGACCCGCCGGAAACCCCACCGCACGGACGAGCAGCGCACCCCCAGATTCGTCGACCCGATGATCATGATTTCCGAACGACCACCCGAGATCGAGGACCGCGCGGTGCCCGGCCATTGGGAGGGCGACCTCATCACCGGGGCCCTGAACCAGTCCGCGATCGCGACCTTAGTCGAGCGCACCACCCGATACGTGATGCTCGTCCACCTCCCGGGCGACCACACCGCCGAAACTGTCCGCGACGGCCTCATCAAAACAATGGCGACATTGCCGGCACACCTGCGAGGCTCCCTGACCTGGGACCAAGGCGCCGAAATGGCAGCCCACAAATCCTTCACCCTCGCCACCGACATGCAGGTCTATTTTTGCGACCCCGCCAGCCCCTGGCAACGCGGCTCAAACGAAAACACCAACGGCCTGCTACGCCAATACTTCCCCAAAGGCACCGACCTATCCGCCTACGGACCCGAAGACCTCGAACACGTCGCCCAGGAACTCAACGGCCGCCCACGCAAAACGCTCGGCTGGAAAACCCCAGCCGAGCGCCTACGTGATTTACTACTAACCACCTAA
- a CDS encoding histidinol-phosphate transaminase, producing the protein MTTTDNAPEGVLPRPVVDRLPKYAAGKPPAAIEGLTSYKLSSNENPLPPIPAVLQAIADQSDINRYPDPLATKLRTALAGFLDVPADDVVTGAGSLGALNQILATFAGQNDDGKQDEVIYAWRSFEAYPICVGLAGAASVQIPLLADGRHDLETMASAVTVRTKVILLCTPNNPTGPILTAEETERFIQSVPPHVVVVIDEAYQEFVRDADAVDGIKLYRDYPNVVVLRTFSKAHGLAGLRVGYSVSGPALTQHLRVTATPFAVSQIAERAAVTSLENFDQVVERVQSLVDERDRVTAGLRDLGWFVPEAQGNFIWLNLGEHSGEFAALAAEQALSVRAFANEGVRVSIGEVEANTRFLELCAGYTKAPLGS; encoded by the coding sequence ATGACTACTACTGACAACGCACCGGAGGGCGTACTCCCTCGACCGGTCGTGGACAGGCTACCGAAGTACGCGGCAGGTAAACCCCCCGCTGCGATTGAGGGCCTCACCAGCTACAAATTGTCGTCCAACGAAAACCCGCTGCCTCCGATTCCTGCAGTGTTGCAGGCAATTGCTGACCAGTCCGATATCAACCGTTACCCGGATCCACTCGCCACCAAGTTGCGAACCGCGCTTGCCGGCTTCCTTGATGTCCCCGCCGACGATGTCGTCACTGGTGCGGGCAGCCTTGGAGCGCTGAACCAGATTCTCGCAACGTTTGCCGGGCAGAACGACGACGGCAAGCAGGACGAGGTCATCTACGCCTGGCGTTCTTTCGAGGCATACCCCATCTGTGTCGGCCTTGCAGGTGCCGCCAGTGTCCAGATCCCATTGCTGGCCGACGGACGGCACGACCTCGAGACCATGGCCTCGGCCGTCACTGTCCGCACCAAGGTGATCCTCCTGTGCACCCCGAACAACCCCACAGGGCCCATCCTCACGGCAGAAGAAACTGAGCGCTTCATCCAGTCTGTACCCCCACACGTGGTGGTGGTCATCGATGAGGCGTATCAGGAGTTCGTTCGGGATGCAGACGCGGTGGACGGCATCAAGTTGTACCGCGATTATCCCAATGTGGTGGTACTGAGGACCTTCTCCAAGGCACACGGACTGGCCGGTTTGAGGGTTGGATACAGTGTCTCGGGCCCCGCGCTCACGCAGCACCTCCGCGTCACCGCCACTCCTTTTGCAGTTTCCCAAATCGCAGAACGCGCCGCCGTTACCTCCCTCGAGAATTTCGATCAGGTTGTGGAAAGGGTACAAAGCCTGGTGGACGAGCGGGACCGTGTCACAGCCGGTCTGCGGGACCTTGGGTGGTTTGTTCCTGAAGCCCAGGGCAACTTCATTTGGCTGAATCTTGGTGAGCACAGTGGCGAGTTTGCGGCCTTGGCGGCAGAGCAAGCATTGTCCGTGCGGGCCTTCGCCAATGAGGGTGTTCGGGTGAGCATCGGTGAGGTCGAGGCCAACACCCGATTCCTGGAACTCTGTGCAGGTTATACAAAGGCGCCGCTGGGTTCCTAG
- the purB gene encoding adenylosuccinate lyase, whose translation MAESPRVSLASEPLALGALDGRYRAAVAPLVDYLSEAALNRDRVHVEVEWLIHLTSQSVLPGAGPLSDEQIAQLRAIVTDFNAESVNELAEIEAVTVHDVKAVEYYIGRRLPAIGIENLTAMVHFGCTSEDINNLSYAVGIKGAVENVWLPNAAALVQQIEAMAEENRAVPMLSRTHGQPATPTTLGKELAVIAHRLNRQLARIAKTEFLGKINGATGTYAAHVASVPNADWEAVAKTFVEGLGLTWNPLTTQIESHDWQAELYADIARFNRILHNVCTDIWSYISIGYFRQIPVAGATGSSTMPHKVNPIRFENAEANLEISNGLLDTLGATLVTSRWQRDLTDSSSQRNIGVAFGHSLLAISNVAKGLKALDVAEEVLAGDLDANWEVLGEAIQMVMRAEAIAGVEGMENPYERLKDLTRGQRVDGARMQEFVQGLGLSADAEARLLALTPGKYTGIADKLVDHLQ comes from the coding sequence ATGGCTGAATCCCCTCGCGTGTCCCTCGCTTCCGAACCCCTCGCCCTTGGCGCCCTTGACGGCCGCTACCGTGCCGCCGTCGCGCCCCTCGTGGATTATTTGTCCGAGGCTGCACTTAACCGCGATCGCGTTCACGTCGAGGTCGAGTGGCTCATCCACCTGACCAGCCAGTCAGTACTGCCGGGTGCCGGTCCTCTCTCCGACGAGCAGATCGCGCAATTGCGTGCCATCGTTACCGATTTCAATGCCGAATCGGTCAACGAACTCGCCGAGATCGAGGCTGTCACTGTCCACGACGTCAAGGCCGTGGAGTACTACATCGGCCGCCGCCTGCCCGCCATTGGCATCGAGAACCTCACCGCCATGGTGCACTTTGGCTGCACCTCGGAAGACATCAACAACCTCTCCTATGCCGTCGGCATCAAGGGCGCAGTGGAGAACGTGTGGCTCCCGAACGCCGCCGCCCTCGTCCAGCAGATCGAGGCCATGGCGGAAGAGAACCGCGCTGTGCCCATGCTGTCCCGCACACATGGCCAGCCCGCCACCCCCACCACACTCGGCAAGGAACTGGCGGTCATCGCCCACCGCCTGAACCGCCAGCTTGCACGCATAGCCAAGACCGAGTTCCTGGGCAAGATCAACGGCGCCACCGGCACCTACGCCGCACACGTCGCGTCGGTCCCGAATGCTGACTGGGAAGCCGTCGCCAAGACGTTCGTTGAAGGCCTGGGCCTCACCTGGAACCCACTCACCACCCAGATCGAAAGCCACGACTGGCAGGCCGAGCTCTACGCCGACATCGCCCGCTTCAACCGCATCCTGCACAACGTTTGCACGGACATTTGGAGCTACATCTCAATCGGCTACTTCCGCCAGATCCCGGTTGCCGGCGCCACCGGTTCCTCCACGATGCCGCACAAGGTCAACCCGATCCGTTTCGAGAACGCGGAAGCCAACCTTGAAATCTCCAACGGTCTCCTGGACACCTTGGGTGCCACGCTGGTGACCTCCCGCTGGCAGCGCGACCTGACGGATTCCTCATCGCAGCGCAACATCGGTGTTGCCTTCGGCCACTCGCTGCTGGCCATCTCCAACGTCGCCAAGGGCCTCAAAGCCCTCGACGTCGCCGAGGAAGTCCTCGCAGGCGACCTCGACGCCAACTGGGAAGTCCTGGGTGAAGCCATCCAGATGGTCATGCGCGCAGAGGCCATTGCCGGCGTCGAAGGCATGGAAAACCCGTACGAACGGCTGAAGGACCTCACCCGCGGCCAGCGAGTGGACGGTGCCCGAATGCAGGAATTCGTGCAGGGACTTGGCCTCTCCGCCGACGCCGAGGCCCGCCTGCTCGCCCTGACCCCGGGCAAGTACACGGGCATCGCCGACAAGTTGGTGGACCACCTGCAATAA